In Pseudopipra pipra isolate bDixPip1 chromosome 5, bDixPip1.hap1, whole genome shotgun sequence, the following proteins share a genomic window:
- the LOC135414819 gene encoding ankyrin repeat domain-containing protein 7-like — protein MPWLLSKKRRQSPSSTTSGQPWAATSSTSASELREEGLGRLHRAAARGDLAWLRRWRWYVKVVGIDRRDQEMRTPLHLASANGHADVLRYLLRKNSQPNLADNLKRTALMKAVQQEQEECVAILLEHGADPNLADAGGNTALHLAVLSKNTAVAGLLLEHNANSDAQNQMGFTPLKLAALLQHEEILECLLEKAADRHAQAQCER, from the exons ATGCCGTGGCTTCTCAGCAAGAAGCGACGGCAGTCACcatccagcaccaccagtgggcagccctgggctgccaccagctccaccAGCGCCTCCGAgctcagggaggaggggctgggcaggctgcaccGCGCGGCCGCCCGCGGCGACCTGGCCTGGCTGAGGCGCTGGCGCTGGTATGTGAAGGTAGTCGGCATCGACAGGCGAGACCAGGAGATGCG gacaccTCTGCATCTCGCTTCGGCAAATGGCCATGCAGATGTCCTTAGATATCTgctaagaaagaacagccagcCGAATCTCGCTGACAACTTGAAGAGAACGGCACTGATGAAG GCAgtacagcaggagcaggaagaatgtgTTGCTATTCTGCTGGAACACGGTGCCGACCCGAATCTGGCAGACGCTGGCGGCAACACTGCCCTTCACCTGGCTGTCCTATCTAAAAATACAGCTGTAGCAGGGCTGTTACTCGAGCATAATGCCAATAGTGATGCTCAGAACCAG ATGGGATTTACTCCCTTAAAACTTGCAGCCCTCCTACAGCATGAGGAGATTCTGGAGTGCCTTCTGGAAAAAGCAGCTGACAGGCATGCTCAAGCCCAGTGTGAAAGGTAA